The following coding sequences lie in one Nakaseomyces glabratus chromosome K, complete sequence genomic window:
- the TMA7 gene encoding Tma7p (CAGL0K06033g~Ortholog(s) have role in cytoplasmic translation and cytoplasm, nucleus localization), translating into MSGRQGGKAKPLKQKKKQQQDLDPEDQAFKEKQKADAAAKKAMMANVKSGKPLVGGGIKKSGKK; encoded by the coding sequence ATGTCTGGTCGTCAAGGTGGTAAGGCTAAGCCTTTgaagcaaaagaagaagcaacAGCAAGACTTGGACCCAGAGGATCAAGCTTTCAAGGAGAAGCAAAAGGCCGATGCTGCTGCTAAGAAGGCTATGATGGCCAACGTCAAGTCTGGTAAGCCATTagtcggtggtggtatCAAGAAATCCGGTAAGAAATAG